From the Salinimicrobium tongyeongense genome, one window contains:
- the xth gene encoding exodeoxyribonuclease III — MRIATYNVNGINARLPVLLKWLKETNPDVACLQELKAPDEKIPKQEIENAGYTAIWHGQKRWNGVAILAKTGLEIKETVRGLEGEPEDEQSRYLEAVVNDITIGCLYLPNGNPAPGPKFDYKLRWFDRLSARAKQLLDMNKPVVLTGDYNVMPTEKDVYKPERWINDALFRLEVREAFHKLAAQGWTDAIRKLYPEETIYTFYDYFRNAYQRNAGLRIDHFLLSPQLDMKLKDAGVDKHVRGWEKTSDHVPVWINLAK, encoded by the coding sequence ATGAGGATAGCCACCTATAATGTAAATGGAATTAACGCCCGCCTGCCCGTTCTGCTGAAATGGCTTAAGGAAACAAATCCAGATGTAGCCTGCCTCCAGGAGTTAAAAGCCCCCGATGAGAAAATTCCAAAACAGGAAATAGAGAATGCCGGGTATACCGCTATCTGGCATGGGCAAAAACGCTGGAATGGCGTTGCCATACTTGCAAAAACCGGACTTGAAATTAAAGAAACCGTCCGCGGGCTGGAAGGAGAGCCCGAAGACGAGCAAAGCCGGTATCTTGAAGCCGTGGTAAATGATATTACTATTGGCTGCCTCTACCTCCCAAACGGGAACCCGGCACCGGGACCAAAGTTCGATTACAAGCTGCGCTGGTTTGACAGGCTTTCGGCAAGAGCAAAGCAACTACTCGATATGAACAAACCTGTTGTGCTCACCGGCGATTATAACGTGATGCCTACTGAAAAAGATGTCTATAAACCAGAAAGATGGATAAATGATGCCCTGTTTAGGCTCGAGGTTCGGGAAGCATTTCATAAGCTTGCCGCCCAGGGGTGGACAGATGCCATCAGGAAATTATACCCCGAAGAGACTATTTACACCTTTTACGATTACTTCAGAAATGCCTATCAAAGAAATGCAGGTTTACGTATAGATCATTTTTTGCTGAGTCCGCAATTGGATATGAAACTGAAAGACGCCGGAGTGGACAAGCACGTTCGGGGATGGGAAAAGACCAGCGACCACGTTCCTGTATGGATAAATCTGGCTAAATAA
- the metF gene encoding methylenetetrahydrofolate reductase [NAD(P)H], with product MKITEHLSASENKTLFSFEILPPLKGQNIQSIFDGIDPLMEFKPPFIDVTYHREEYVYIERAKGLLEKRVVRKRPGTVGICAAIQSKYKVDAVPHILCGGFSKEDTENFLIDLDFLGIKNVMALRGDAVKSEIYFTPDPQGHNYANELVEQISAMNRGRFLDEALENGHHTDFCVGVAGYPEKHMEAPSLEKDIQRLKTKIEAGAEYVVTQMFFDNQKFFEFVKQCRESGINVPIIPGLKPIATKKQLTVIPHRFHVDLPNDLTREVEKCRSNQEVHQVGIEWCIAQSKELVAAGIPVLHYYSMGKSSNIKAIASEVF from the coding sequence ATGAAAATTACAGAACACTTAAGTGCTTCAGAAAATAAAACCCTTTTCTCTTTCGAGATCCTGCCCCCTCTAAAAGGGCAAAATATCCAGTCAATTTTTGACGGGATTGATCCTCTAATGGAATTTAAACCTCCGTTTATTGATGTGACCTACCACCGGGAAGAATATGTGTACATTGAGCGGGCCAAAGGTTTGCTGGAAAAGAGGGTGGTGCGAAAAAGGCCCGGAACTGTTGGGATTTGCGCGGCCATACAGAGTAAGTACAAAGTAGATGCCGTGCCTCATATTTTGTGCGGCGGGTTTTCTAAAGAAGACACCGAAAATTTTCTCATAGATCTCGATTTTTTGGGCATCAAAAATGTAATGGCCCTAAGAGGGGATGCGGTAAAAAGTGAGATCTATTTTACGCCCGATCCGCAGGGGCACAATTATGCCAATGAACTGGTAGAACAAATTTCGGCTATGAACCGCGGCAGGTTTCTCGATGAAGCCCTCGAAAATGGTCATCATACCGACTTTTGCGTTGGGGTGGCGGGATACCCCGAAAAACACATGGAAGCCCCCAGCCTTGAAAAAGATATTCAGCGGTTAAAAACGAAAATAGAGGCCGGTGCCGAATATGTGGTAACTCAAATGTTCTTCGATAATCAAAAGTTCTTTGAGTTTGTGAAGCAGTGCAGGGAAAGCGGGATCAACGTGCCCATCATTCCCGGGCTTAAGCCCATAGCCACAAAAAAACAGCTCACGGTGATTCCGCATCGTTTTCACGTAGACCTGCCCAACGATCTTACCCGCGAAGTGGAAAAGTGCAGGAGCAACCAGGAGGTACACCAGGTAGGCATCGAGTGGTGTATCGCCCAGAGTAAAGAACTGGTAGCTGCCGGTATCCCTGTGCTGCATTATTATTCCATGGGGAAAAGCTCAAACATCAAAGCAATAGCTTCGGAAGTTTTTTAG
- the metH gene encoding methionine synthase encodes MIVEKSTPESTFLRGKQERYLKLSGLEPLVVTPHSNFINVGERTNVAGSKKFLRLIKEEKYDEALSVARDQVEGGAQILDVNMDDGLIEGKEAMVKFLNLVVAEPDIARVPVMIDSSKWEIIEAGLQVVQGKCVVNSISLKEGEEEFLTHAKKIRRYGAAVVVMAFDEVGQADNYERRIEIAKRSFELLTQKACFPPEDIILDLNIFPVGTGMEEHRRNAIDFIEATRWAKENLPHVNLSGGVSNVSFSFRGNDPVREAMHSVFLYHAIKAGMNMGIVNPALLEVYDNIPKDLLEHVEDVILDRRDDATERLLSFAETVVGTAKESKTDLSWREKPLQERITHALVKGIDEYIVQDVEAARASSSRTLDVIEGPLMTGMNVVGDLFGSGKMFLPQVVKSARVMKKAVAHLLPYIEEEKKNLAPLPPEGEASISPSGTGGAGKILLATVKGDVHDIGKNIVSVVLACNNYEIIDLGVMVPPEKIIETAKTENVDAIGLSGLITPSLDEMAFLAAEMERQNFTVPLLIGGATTSKAHTAVKIDTRYSNAVVHVNDASRAVTVVGDLLKEKTREQYKAELKAEYDTFRKNFKKRSKVKEYLSIAEARQNKYQIDWKTEDIFKPNHPGLQVIEDLELEKLQPFIDWTPFFRSWELHGKYPAILTDEVVGEQATALFKDARELLKKVLDQKLLKAKAVYGLFPANTINDDDIEVMAEEWGAKNVIFRTLRQQLSKYEGKPNFALADFVAPKESGIQDYIGCFCVTTGFGTDELAKKFEQEHDQYNAIMIKALSDRLAEAFAEYLHRQIRTKDWGYAPNEDFSNEELIKESYKGIRPAPGYPACPDHLEKITIWELLGVEQKIGVKLTESLAMWPAASVSGYYFAHPEARYFGVGKITNDQVADFAERKDMPLEEAQKWLHPSMADD; translated from the coding sequence ATGATTGTAGAAAAAAGTACGCCTGAAAGCACATTTTTGAGAGGTAAGCAGGAGCGTTATTTAAAACTTTCGGGCCTGGAACCACTGGTGGTAACACCTCATTCTAACTTCATCAACGTGGGGGAACGCACCAATGTTGCCGGTTCCAAAAAGTTCCTGAGGTTGATCAAGGAAGAAAAATATGACGAGGCGCTCTCAGTTGCCCGAGACCAGGTTGAAGGCGGGGCTCAGATCCTGGATGTAAATATGGACGACGGACTCATAGAAGGGAAGGAAGCCATGGTCAAATTCCTGAACCTTGTGGTCGCCGAACCCGATATTGCCCGTGTTCCTGTCATGATCGATAGCTCGAAATGGGAGATCATAGAGGCCGGTTTGCAGGTGGTGCAGGGAAAATGTGTCGTAAACTCCATCAGCCTGAAAGAAGGGGAAGAAGAATTCCTTACCCACGCAAAAAAAATAAGGCGTTACGGAGCGGCTGTGGTGGTCATGGCCTTTGATGAAGTTGGCCAGGCCGACAATTACGAACGCCGAATAGAGATTGCCAAACGCTCTTTTGAGCTGCTAACGCAAAAGGCCTGTTTCCCTCCCGAAGATATCATCCTCGATCTTAATATTTTTCCGGTGGGCACGGGAATGGAAGAGCACCGGCGTAATGCGATAGATTTTATTGAAGCCACGCGCTGGGCTAAAGAGAATCTGCCACACGTAAATCTCAGCGGTGGCGTGAGCAATGTATCCTTTTCTTTCCGCGGAAATGATCCCGTGCGCGAAGCCATGCATTCGGTATTTCTGTACCACGCCATCAAAGCCGGTATGAATATGGGCATTGTGAACCCGGCCTTGCTTGAAGTGTACGACAATATTCCCAAAGACCTGCTTGAACATGTAGAAGATGTGATCTTAGATCGCAGGGATGATGCTACAGAACGTTTGTTAAGTTTCGCCGAAACGGTTGTGGGTACTGCAAAAGAAAGCAAAACAGATCTTTCCTGGAGAGAAAAACCGCTGCAGGAGCGCATCACTCATGCGCTGGTAAAGGGGATAGACGAATATATAGTACAAGATGTGGAGGCGGCAAGGGCCAGTTCCTCCCGCACTTTAGATGTTATAGAAGGTCCTTTAATGACCGGAATGAATGTGGTGGGAGATCTCTTTGGAAGCGGAAAAATGTTCCTTCCCCAGGTAGTAAAGTCGGCCAGGGTTATGAAAAAAGCCGTGGCACATTTGCTGCCGTACATTGAGGAGGAGAAAAAAAACCTTGCCCCCTTGCCCCCAGAGGGGGAAGCTTCAATTTCCCCTTCGGGAACAGGAGGGGCTGGTAAAATCCTTCTCGCCACAGTTAAAGGTGATGTGCACGACATCGGGAAAAATATTGTGAGCGTGGTGCTGGCCTGTAACAATTACGAGATCATCGACCTTGGGGTGATGGTGCCGCCCGAAAAGATCATCGAAACCGCTAAAACCGAGAATGTTGATGCTATAGGCCTTAGCGGACTCATCACACCTTCCCTTGATGAAATGGCCTTTCTGGCTGCCGAAATGGAACGGCAAAATTTTACCGTGCCTCTGCTTATTGGAGGCGCTACAACTTCAAAAGCGCACACTGCTGTGAAGATTGACACCCGGTACAGCAATGCCGTGGTTCACGTGAACGACGCTTCCCGTGCGGTTACGGTGGTGGGTGACCTGCTTAAAGAGAAAACCCGCGAACAATATAAAGCCGAATTAAAGGCTGAATACGACACCTTCAGAAAGAACTTCAAAAAAAGAAGTAAGGTAAAAGAATATTTAAGCATAGCTGAAGCGCGCCAGAATAAATACCAGATCGACTGGAAAACTGAAGATATTTTTAAACCCAATCATCCAGGGCTGCAGGTAATTGAAGATCTTGAGCTGGAAAAACTTCAGCCTTTTATTGACTGGACGCCTTTTTTCAGAAGCTGGGAGCTGCACGGTAAATACCCCGCCATCCTTACCGATGAAGTGGTGGGGGAGCAGGCCACTGCGCTCTTTAAAGATGCCAGAGAACTGCTGAAAAAGGTCCTCGACCAGAAATTGCTGAAGGCTAAAGCTGTTTACGGTCTTTTCCCTGCAAACACTATAAATGATGACGATATTGAAGTTATGGCTGAAGAATGGGGTGCCAAAAATGTCATTTTTAGGACCCTTAGGCAGCAATTGAGCAAGTATGAGGGCAAACCAAACTTCGCCCTGGCCGATTTTGTCGCCCCTAAAGAATCGGGCATTCAGGATTATATTGGCTGTTTTTGTGTTACCACCGGCTTTGGCACCGATGAGCTGGCAAAGAAATTTGAACAGGAGCACGACCAGTATAACGCTATCATGATCAAAGCCCTTTCCGATCGTCTTGCTGAAGCTTTTGCTGAATACCTGCACAGGCAAATTCGCACCAAAGATTGGGGTTACGCTCCCAATGAAGATTTCAGTAATGAAGAATTGATCAAAGAGAGCTATAAAGGCATTCGGCCGGCACCGGGATATCCGGCCTGCCCCGATCATCTTGAAAAAATAACGATTTGGGAGCTTCTTGGAGTAGAGCAGAAGATAGGCGTGAAACTTACCGAAAGCCTTGCCATGTGGCCTGCGGCCAGTGTTAGCGGCTACTATTTCGCGCATCCCGAAGCCCGCTACTTCGGAGTTGGAAAAATCACCAATGACCAGGTAGCCGACTTTGCTGAAAGAAAGGACATGCCACTTGAAGAAGCTCAAAAATGGCTTCACCCTTCCATGGCCGATGATTAA
- a CDS encoding homocysteine S-methyltransferase family protein, with translation MSKIEDLLSEKILILDGAMGTMLQEYKFTEEDFRGKRFAQWPVPLQGNNDLLSITQPSAIAQIHRKYFDAGADIVETNTFSGTSIAMADYQMQELVYELNFESARIAKEVAREVTLETPQKPRFVAGAIGPTNKTASMSPDVNDPGFRAISFTELSAAYKEQAKALIDGGVDVLLVETVFDTLNAKAALFAIEDLREELKIDIPVMISGTITDASGRTLSGQTAEAFLISISHIPLLSVGFNCALGAKQLTPHLEVLARKSHFGVSAYPNAGLPNAFGEYDQSPKEMAGQIREYLSRGLVNILGGCCGTTPSHIKAIAEVAKDYQPRKFQREVLQPEIE, from the coding sequence ATGTCAAAGATAGAAGACCTGCTTTCAGAAAAAATATTGATCCTCGATGGGGCTATGGGCACCATGTTGCAGGAATATAAATTTACCGAAGAAGATTTCCGCGGAAAACGCTTTGCCCAATGGCCGGTGCCGCTTCAGGGAAATAACGACCTTCTTTCCATAACCCAGCCCTCGGCTATTGCACAAATCCACCGGAAATATTTTGATGCAGGAGCAGATATCGTGGAAACCAATACTTTTTCGGGCACCAGCATCGCCATGGCCGATTACCAGATGCAGGAGCTGGTCTACGAACTCAATTTTGAATCGGCCCGCATTGCAAAAGAAGTAGCGCGCGAAGTAACGCTCGAAACCCCTCAAAAACCCCGTTTTGTGGCAGGTGCTATAGGCCCCACAAATAAAACAGCCAGCATGTCTCCCGATGTTAATGACCCTGGATTCAGAGCTATTTCTTTTACTGAATTATCTGCTGCTTATAAAGAGCAGGCAAAAGCTTTGATCGATGGGGGAGTAGATGTGCTGCTGGTAGAGACGGTTTTTGACACCCTCAATGCCAAAGCTGCCCTTTTTGCCATAGAAGACCTCAGGGAAGAGCTTAAAATAGATATTCCCGTTATGATTAGCGGTACGATCACCGATGCCTCCGGAAGAACTTTGAGCGGGCAAACGGCCGAAGCCTTCCTCATCTCCATTTCTCACATTCCGCTTCTCAGCGTGGGCTTTAACTGTGCACTTGGGGCCAAACAATTAACTCCGCACCTCGAGGTCCTGGCTCGTAAAAGCCATTTTGGGGTATCGGCTTACCCCAATGCCGGGCTGCCCAACGCGTTTGGCGAGTACGACCAGAGCCCCAAAGAAATGGCAGGCCAAATAAGGGAATACCTGTCCCGTGGTCTCGTAAATATCCTTGGCGGTTGCTGCGGAACTACGCCATCACACATTAAAGCTATTGCTGAAGTAGCTAAAGATTACCAGCCAAGAAAATTCCAAAGGGAAGTCCTCCAACCTGAAATTGAATAG
- a CDS encoding site-specific integrase: MDSSFFHIFYLRGSKKESAASIYLRVTINGKRAAMSLNRKILVDSWNSSAGRASGNSLEAKLLNRYLSKVENDLFKAHQKLLEKKEIFSANDLVNTLLGKDTPSKEPKMLLQIFQEHNERVNKLIGKDFAAGTAERYRTAKKHVEDYIKKEYKASDIPVKDVDHKFISGLEYYLKTERNFAHNSAIKYITNFKKIIRIAYANEWIDRDPFNNWKGKLKIVDREFLTQDELQLMIEKEIRNDRLNLVKDIFLFCCFTGLAYADVKKLSEKEVVVGIDGNKWIKMNRTKTKTRSSIPILPTAEAILQKYTSHPDVNHKRLLPVLSNQKMNAYIKEIGDLCGINKNLTFHLARHTFATTVTLSNGVPIESVSKMLGHKNLQTTQHYAKILDRKISDDMAALRERLGSNIPTMN; the protein is encoded by the coding sequence ATGGACTCAAGTTTCTTCCACATTTTTTATCTCCGAGGCAGTAAAAAAGAATCAGCCGCATCAATCTACCTTCGTGTTACTATAAATGGCAAGCGGGCTGCTATGAGTTTAAATAGAAAAATTTTAGTGGATTCCTGGAACTCTTCTGCTGGAAGAGCAAGTGGGAATTCTTTAGAAGCTAAATTGCTGAATAGGTATCTTTCCAAAGTTGAAAACGATCTCTTCAAGGCACATCAAAAATTACTTGAAAAAAAAGAAATTTTTTCAGCTAATGATTTAGTGAATACTTTATTAGGCAAGGACACTCCATCAAAGGAACCAAAAATGTTGTTACAAATTTTCCAGGAACATAATGAACGTGTAAATAAACTCATAGGAAAAGATTTTGCAGCCGGAACGGCTGAAAGATATAGAACAGCGAAAAAACATGTTGAGGATTATATTAAAAAAGAATATAAGGCTTCGGATATTCCTGTTAAGGATGTTGACCACAAATTTATTTCAGGATTAGAATATTATTTAAAAACGGAAAGAAACTTTGCCCATAATTCAGCCATAAAATATATTACCAATTTTAAAAAGATCATCAGGATCGCTTATGCCAACGAATGGATTGATAGAGATCCATTCAACAACTGGAAAGGAAAATTAAAAATCGTTGACCGCGAGTTCCTTACACAGGATGAACTTCAACTTATGATCGAAAAAGAAATTAGAAATGATAGACTAAATTTAGTAAAAGATATATTCCTATTTTGTTGCTTTACAGGATTGGCCTATGCAGATGTAAAGAAACTTTCAGAAAAAGAAGTGGTAGTGGGAATTGATGGAAACAAGTGGATAAAAATGAACCGCACAAAAACAAAAACCCGAAGTAGTATACCCATTCTTCCTACTGCAGAAGCCATTTTGCAGAAATATACCTCCCATCCCGATGTCAATCATAAAAGGCTACTTCCTGTGTTAAGTAACCAAAAGATGAATGCCTACATCAAAGAAATCGGAGATCTTTGTGGAATTAATAAAAACCTTACTTTTCACCTGGCCCGGCATACTTTTGCCACAACTGTAACCTTATCCAACGGGGTACCTATAGAAAGTGTGAGTAAGATGCTTGGTCACAAAAATCTTCAGACCACTCAGCACTATGCAAAAATTTTGGATAGAAAAATTAGTGATGATATGGCTGCTCTAAGAGAAAGGTTAGGCTCCAATATACCAACCATGAATTAA
- a CDS encoding S66 peptidase family protein, with product MKMPKEDASSLQPVIPARLKKGDHLRVIAPAESFSPKFTKDLEEKTLRGFKELGLQVSFGKYVHEMNSFKSASVEHRLEDLHEAFEDASVNAIISAIGGSSANQLLKHMNYELIRDNPKIFCGLSDITELNSAIYSRTGLVTYYGPHFTMLGASQFFPQMLSNMKEIFFSEEPVEILPSEHYSNTEWEDDKIRNPGYWTINPGKAEAQCMGGNLLTLNFLMGYNFMPDFEGRILFLEENKIIDYRGIQKEVQQIMNHPSGSKLRGIIFGRFQRESKMKRKHLEEMFLKMEELHKIPVVANVDCSHTAPMMTFPFGGKISMEAQQGDRISLIITEH from the coding sequence ATGAAGATGCCGAAAGAAGATGCTAGTAGTCTGCAGCCAGTAATTCCTGCCCGTTTAAAAAAGGGGGATCATCTTCGGGTAATAGCCCCGGCAGAAAGTTTCTCCCCAAAATTCACCAAAGACCTGGAAGAAAAAACGCTAAGAGGTTTTAAAGAATTGGGGCTTCAGGTTTCGTTTGGAAAATATGTTCATGAAATGAATAGCTTTAAATCTGCCAGTGTTGAACACAGACTGGAGGATCTTCATGAAGCTTTTGAGGATGCTTCTGTCAATGCAATAATTTCTGCCATTGGAGGATCAAGTGCGAACCAGCTGTTAAAGCATATGAATTATGAACTTATTAGAGATAACCCGAAGATCTTTTGCGGCCTTTCAGACATTACAGAACTCAACAGTGCTATTTACTCCAGGACGGGCCTTGTCACTTACTACGGTCCTCATTTTACGATGCTGGGTGCCAGTCAATTCTTTCCTCAAATGCTTTCAAATATGAAAGAGATATTTTTTTCTGAGGAGCCCGTAGAAATCTTGCCCTCAGAACATTATTCAAATACTGAATGGGAAGATGATAAGATCCGGAACCCCGGCTACTGGACAATCAATCCCGGGAAAGCTGAAGCCCAGTGCATGGGAGGAAACCTGCTCACCCTGAACTTTTTAATGGGCTACAATTTTATGCCAGATTTTGAAGGGAGGATTCTATTTCTGGAAGAGAACAAAATCATTGACTACAGAGGAATTCAGAAAGAGGTGCAGCAAATTATGAACCACCCAAGCGGGAGTAAATTGAGGGGGATCATTTTTGGACGCTTCCAACGAGAAAGTAAAATGAAACGAAAACATTTGGAAGAAATGTTCTTAAAAATGGAAGAATTGCACAAGATCCCAGTTGTTGCCAATGTCGATTGTAGTCATACAGCTCCCATGATGACTTTTCCTTTTGGCGGAAAAATTTCGATGGAGGCACAGCAAGGGGACAGGATTAGCTTAATTATAACCGAACACTGA